The following are from one region of the Phormidium sp. PBR-2020 genome:
- a CDS encoding orotate phosphoribosyltransferase: MTSSVTTMLASCDLATVQQHLLTLLARLAYREGDFVLSSGQRSSYYINGKLVTLDPEGALCVGRLMRSRLPEDTAAVAGLTLGADPIVAAVTVVSAYEQRPLPGLIVRKEAKGHGTRAYIEGPSLEKGAKVVVLEDVVTTGQSAMKAVTRLRDAGYTVERVVSLVDRQQGGGQFYQERGLAFDALFTIPDIQAIAQEASA, translated from the coding sequence ATGACCTCTTCTGTAACGACTATGCTGGCAAGCTGTGATCTTGCCACGGTGCAACAGCATCTTTTAACCCTTCTAGCTCGCTTGGCCTACCGGGAAGGGGACTTCGTTCTGTCTTCGGGCCAACGCAGTTCTTACTATATCAACGGTAAATTAGTCACCCTCGACCCGGAAGGGGCCCTATGTGTGGGCCGCTTGATGCGATCGCGCCTCCCGGAAGACACGGCGGCGGTGGCGGGCCTCACCTTAGGGGCAGATCCCATTGTGGCGGCGGTGACGGTGGTTTCGGCCTATGAGCAACGGCCGCTACCGGGGCTAATTGTGCGTAAGGAGGCCAAGGGCCATGGAACCCGAGCCTATATTGAAGGGCCGAGCTTAGAGAAAGGCGCGAAGGTGGTGGTCTTGGAAGATGTGGTGACCACGGGACAATCGGCGATGAAGGCGGTGACTCGCTTACGGGATGCTGGCTATACCGTCGAGCGGGTGGTGTCTCTGGTGGACCGCCAACAGGGGGGAGGCCAGTTCTATCAGGAGCGGGGTCTGGCGTTTGATGCTTTATTTACGATCCCCGATATTCAGGCGATCGCTCAGGAGGCCTCGGCCTAA
- a CDS encoding phosphoribosylglycinamide formyltransferase: MQQSSQPSAPFIISPDRPAEADRRSVPLKLGVLASGSGTNFEALVQAIADGKLRAEIPVLIYNNPGAAVAARAQRWGIPAVLLNHRNYHSREAFDFDIAQTLRQSGVEWVIMAGWMRRVTQVLIDHFGDQMLNIHPSLLPSFPGLHAIEQALEAGVKITGCTVHIVRLKVDSGPILIQAAVPILPDDTPESLHQRIQVQEHEILPRAIELAALRQAGQSPSNFSRS; this comes from the coding sequence GTGCAACAGTCCTCGCAACCATCCGCTCCGTTTATTATTTCCCCCGACCGTCCTGCGGAGGCGGATCGACGCTCTGTGCCTTTGAAGTTAGGGGTTCTCGCCTCCGGGAGTGGCACCAACTTTGAGGCTTTAGTTCAGGCGATCGCCGATGGCAAACTTCGGGCTGAAATCCCGGTGCTGATTTACAATAATCCCGGAGCGGCGGTGGCTGCCCGCGCTCAGCGTTGGGGGATTCCGGCGGTTTTACTCAATCACCGCAACTATCACAGTCGAGAAGCCTTTGACTTCGATATCGCCCAAACCCTACGCCAATCGGGGGTGGAATGGGTGATTATGGCGGGCTGGATGCGTCGTGTGACCCAGGTCTTGATTGACCATTTTGGCGATCAGATGCTTAATATCCACCCCAGTCTCTTGCCCAGTTTTCCGGGCCTACACGCCATTGAACAGGCGTTGGAGGCTGGGGTGAAAATCACAGGCTGTACGGTTCATATCGTTCGCTTAAAGGTCGATAGTGGACCAATTCTCATCCAAGCAGCGGTTCCTATCTTGCCCGACGATACCCCAGAGAGCTTGCACCAACGGATTCAAGTCCAAGAACATGAGATTCTGCCCCGGGCCATTGAATTGGCGGCGTTGCGACAAGCCGGCCAGAGTCCTAGCAATTTCTCCCGTTCCTAA
- a CDS encoding PHP domain-containing protein: MLELHCHSQYSDGTLTPTQLVEKAVAVGVKALALTDHDTMSGCQEAAEAAQAYHLTLVPGVELSTVHRGRSLHILGFYPDGDRLNGPLQARREGRKQRAEAMMQRLQQLGYPIQLPEFPPGVAPSRPHLARALLAAGQVQSWEEAFDRFLGEGRPAYVDYPQLTTEDGITLLRSCGGVPVWAHPYLFAGGSVDEVLPELLDMGLMGLEVYHPYHRRSQQEHLQQLSQRYNLVITGGTDYHGPNRGRTAKELNSFALPLSLLEPLARLAEQLRSP, encoded by the coding sequence ATGCTGGAACTACATTGTCACAGTCAGTATTCTGACGGAACCCTGACCCCAACGCAACTGGTTGAGAAGGCCGTGGCGGTTGGGGTGAAAGCGTTGGCCTTAACAGACCACGATACGATGTCGGGTTGTCAGGAGGCGGCCGAGGCGGCCCAAGCCTATCATCTGACTCTGGTTCCTGGGGTGGAGTTGAGTACCGTTCACCGGGGACGCTCCCTGCATATTCTGGGCTTTTATCCCGACGGCGATCGCCTCAATGGACCCCTACAAGCTCGCCGGGAGGGACGCAAGCAGCGAGCTGAAGCGATGATGCAGCGATTGCAGCAGTTGGGATATCCCATTCAACTCCCGGAGTTCCCCCCAGGGGTGGCCCCGAGTCGCCCTCATCTGGCTCGGGCCCTGTTAGCGGCCGGCCAGGTTCAATCTTGGGAGGAAGCCTTTGATCGCTTTCTCGGAGAGGGCCGCCCCGCCTATGTTGACTATCCTCAATTGACCACTGAAGACGGGATTACCCTGCTACGCTCCTGTGGTGGAGTTCCCGTCTGGGCCCATCCCTATCTCTTTGCTGGGGGGTCGGTGGACGAGGTACTGCCGGAACTTTTGGACATGGGGTTGATGGGGCTGGAGGTCTATCATCCCTATCATCGGCGATCGCAACAAGAGCATCTGCAACAGCTTAGCCAGAGATATAATCTGGTCATCACCGGTGGCACGGACTATCACGGCCCCAACCGGGGACGAACCGCCAAAGAGTTAAACAGTTTTGCCCTGCCCCTAAGTCTTCTCGAACCCCTGGCTCGGCTAGCCGAGCAACTTCGCTCACCCTAG
- a CDS encoding RRXRR domain-containing protein gives MQRIPVQNPDGTPAMPTKRRRAQRWVEQGRATWVKTNLRLKAVRLNAEPSGRKTQPIVAGVDPGKLYSGIAVQSAKATLFQSHLELPYPKVRERMDNRRMLRRSRRSRRINRDLPFQLRNHRQKRFNNRRQKKVAPSIRANRDLEFRVVQELSRLFPIAAIGYEKVRADVDLTSGRKGAKSGKGFSPVMVGQAYAIKKMEQIAPVYTRYGWQPDGNGTAQVRSILGLTKSQDKARPIPQTHAVDGIALACGYFIQYRPFYRKRSHGCLVFGQVKLTSAPFVVIKRPPISRRQLHLMVPKKKGVRRKYGGTVTRHGFRKGDLVRAEMAGRVSVGYVSGDTARQVSVSGLTWKRIGQFSAAKVKLLYRATGILVSCPQRWSVSGALNPTA, from the coding sequence ATGCAACGTATCCCCGTTCAAAACCCGGATGGGACTCCCGCCATGCCCACCAAGCGCCGTCGCGCGCAGCGGTGGGTCGAGCAAGGCAGGGCAACATGGGTAAAAACGAATCTCCGCCTTAAGGCCGTGCGCCTGAACGCCGAACCATCGGGTCGTAAGACTCAACCCATTGTAGCTGGAGTCGATCCCGGCAAACTCTATTCAGGGATTGCCGTCCAATCGGCTAAAGCGACCCTATTTCAGTCCCACCTAGAACTCCCCTACCCCAAGGTGCGAGAGCGAATGGATAATCGCAGAATGCTACGGCGTTCTCGCCGCAGTCGGCGGATTAATCGAGATTTACCCTTCCAATTACGGAATCATCGCCAAAAACGATTTAACAACCGTAGACAGAAGAAAGTCGCCCCGAGTATCCGAGCCAACCGAGACTTAGAGTTTCGGGTGGTTCAGGAGTTATCTCGACTCTTCCCCATTGCTGCCATTGGCTATGAGAAAGTCCGCGCTGACGTGGACTTAACCTCGGGTCGAAAAGGGGCAAAATCCGGTAAGGGTTTCTCACCGGTCATGGTGGGGCAAGCCTACGCCATCAAGAAAATGGAGCAGATTGCCCCGGTTTATACTCGCTACGGGTGGCAGCCGGATGGCAATGGCACGGCTCAAGTTCGCTCGATTTTGGGATTAACGAAATCTCAGGATAAAGCCAGGCCAATCCCCCAAACCCATGCTGTCGATGGGATTGCCTTAGCTTGTGGATACTTCATTCAGTATCGCCCTTTCTACCGAAAACGGAGTCACGGTTGTCTGGTATTTGGCCAGGTTAAACTCACATCTGCCCCGTTTGTGGTGATTAAACGCCCACCCATCAGTCGTCGGCAACTGCACCTGATGGTTCCGAAAAAGAAGGGGGTACGCCGCAAATATGGGGGCACAGTGACCCGCCACGGATTCCGAAAAGGGGATTTGGTGCGGGCTGAGATGGCCGGTCGCGTCTCGGTTGGCTATGTCAGTGGGGATACCGCTCGGCAAGTTTCGGTTTCTGGGTTGACCTGGAAGCGTATTGGTCAGTTTAGTGCTGCCAAAGTTAAATTACTCTATCGCGCCACGGGCATTTTAGTCAGCTGCCCACAGAGATGGTCAGTCAGTGGGGCATTGAACCCCACCGCCTGA
- a CDS encoding transposase, with amino-acid sequence MSAKKLSDADKQDIIERYRQPGETTSTLAQRYGVSNSTISRLLKSSFSAQEYDQLVQQKRSHRSGGGDRQSQRRKPILRDTSSTPESSPESSETDSGEQLQLDLPDDGPNHRRRKSVSTSSPEETPSPEVEVPKESPAEDNSDKKPSKSSKPDDRTLAALTIEPLAKALIPKTCYLVVDRSSELISRPLREFNDLGEIPAAEISSKTLPVFDNHRVARRFANRNQRVMKVPDSQMLQKTGSHLQAKGITRVFFDGQVYSL; translated from the coding sequence ATGAGTGCTAAAAAACTATCCGATGCCGACAAACAGGACATCATAGAGCGATACCGGCAACCCGGTGAAACCACCTCAACCCTCGCTCAACGCTATGGGGTGAGCAATTCCACCATTAGCCGCTTGCTCAAAAGTAGCTTTTCGGCCCAAGAGTATGATCAGCTTGTTCAGCAAAAACGCTCTCATCGTTCCGGAGGGGGCGATCGCCAATCCCAGCGCCGCAAACCCATTTTGCGGGACACCTCCTCAACCCCCGAGTCCTCTCCCGAGTCCTCCGAGACCGATTCTGGGGAACAGTTACAACTGGATTTACCCGACGATGGCCCAAACCATCGTCGGCGTAAGTCGGTAAGCACCAGCAGTCCCGAGGAGACCCCCTCGCCGGAGGTGGAAGTTCCCAAGGAATCCCCGGCCGAGGACAACTCGGACAAGAAACCATCCAAGTCCTCAAAACCCGACGATCGCACCCTGGCCGCCTTGACGATTGAACCCCTCGCTAAAGCCTTAATCCCCAAAACCTGCTACTTGGTTGTGGATCGCTCCTCGGAACTGATCTCACGACCTCTGCGTGAGTTTAACGATCTCGGTGAGATCCCAGCAGCAGAGATTAGCTCAAAAACCCTGCCGGTATTTGATAATCATCGCGTAGCGCGACGCTTTGCCAACCGCAATCAGCGGGTGATGAAAGTTCCTGACAGTCAAATGTTGCAGAAAACCGGCTCTCATTTACAGGCCAAGGGGATCACCCGCGTGTTCTTCGATGGTCAGGTGTACTCCCTTTAA
- a CDS encoding DUF1092 family protein, with amino-acid sequence MSIWQLDFFRRPLRNEDGEVLWELLGCDRAFEFRFQRWCPQSQASSDWIVQQLQSLDRPLPEVLATFRPESLSLIQEAARKLGITAMATRRTETLKRWLLDRVTVYQDLPGYTSDAYQPLAVPRPAPIPVADNLWGDRWRFATLPVAELDSFAAHPMRVRSLPPDLHPLRLGLASTQSLPGLMIDGGRKSLQLAQWLESINPVAVNYIPGAPDGLILEAGLADRWVLATFDDPEVQAAARLYYQRQKDAKGLHFLVIQPDDSGHTYTGLWLLQPA; translated from the coding sequence ATGTCTATTTGGCAACTCGATTTTTTTCGTCGTCCTCTGCGTAATGAGGATGGGGAGGTGTTATGGGAGTTATTGGGGTGCGATCGCGCCTTTGAGTTTCGCTTTCAACGCTGGTGTCCGCAATCTCAAGCTAGTTCAGATTGGATTGTGCAGCAATTGCAGAGTCTCGATCGCCCCCTTCCCGAAGTGCTGGCCACGTTTCGGCCGGAATCCCTGAGTTTAATTCAGGAGGCGGCCCGCAAACTCGGGATTACGGCGATGGCGACGCGACGGACGGAAACGCTGAAACGCTGGTTGTTGGACCGGGTGACGGTATATCAAGATTTACCCGGTTATACCTCCGATGCGTATCAACCTCTGGCGGTTCCTCGTCCGGCCCCGATTCCAGTGGCGGACAACTTATGGGGCGATCGCTGGCGGTTTGCAACGCTCCCGGTGGCGGAGTTAGATAGTTTTGCGGCCCATCCGATGCGGGTGCGATCGCTCCCCCCGGATCTCCATCCCCTTCGCCTTGGCTTAGCTTCAACTCAGTCTCTCCCTGGACTGATGATTGATGGGGGACGCAAATCTCTACAGTTGGCGCAATGGCTTGAAAGTATCAATCCTGTGGCGGTAAATTATATTCCTGGGGCCCCGGATGGCCTGATTTTAGAAGCCGGATTAGCGGATCGTTGGGTTCTAGCGACCTTCGATGATCCAGAAGTCCAAGCAGCAGCGCGACTCTACTATCAACGCCAAAAAGACGCGAAAGGACTCCATTTTCTGGTGATCCAGCCGGATGACTCGGGACATACCTACACGGGACTCTGGCTGTTGCAACCGGCGTAG
- a CDS encoding mechanosensitive ion channel family protein has translation MTFSDILEPVEIVISWLVDANVLRLIIFLGFLLLSLLLGQFTPRLVRALIYRFFSDSAVNTYENLVEPVKQPLQVAGSLLLIYWSSVWLQTYEVLYAFLIPVLDFSVIVSVAWLASKVFRQIVRVYGIELLKKLGLEVDELLLVFETIANLLIGLFAVFAFAQTREFDLFALFAGLGIGGLAVAAASQRILEQFLSTVVLYLDRPFTSGDYIRLKDGELGRVESIGLRSTKIRTSAKSTLFIVPNSILVNIEVENLTRAKKVMSMIYLDFAKALDEQDMALVREVVTESTNSVFGIDPGSTSLSFSQDDEGLTTQARVTFFILGSNENSIELRKRLLELANQTISGKLSQFGITFSSQEPTVYVESPITL, from the coding sequence ATGACCTTTAGTGATATTTTAGAGCCGGTTGAGATTGTTATCTCCTGGTTGGTTGATGCCAATGTTTTACGGTTAATTATCTTTCTCGGCTTTCTGCTTCTCTCCCTCCTCTTGGGACAATTCACGCCGCGACTGGTTCGCGCTCTCATCTATCGATTTTTTAGTGATTCGGCGGTAAACACTTATGAGAATCTGGTGGAGCCGGTCAAACAACCGCTTCAGGTGGCGGGGAGTTTATTGTTGATTTACTGGTCTTCAGTTTGGCTACAAACCTATGAGGTGTTGTACGCCTTTCTAATTCCCGTTTTGGATTTTTCGGTGATTGTCAGTGTGGCTTGGTTGGCCTCCAAGGTCTTTCGGCAGATTGTGCGGGTGTATGGGATTGAACTGTTAAAGAAACTGGGGTTGGAAGTTGATGAACTGTTGCTGGTCTTTGAGACGATCGCTAATCTCTTGATTGGCTTATTCGCCGTGTTTGCTTTTGCTCAAACCCGAGAGTTTGATTTATTTGCTCTGTTTGCAGGGTTAGGGATTGGCGGTTTAGCAGTGGCGGCGGCGTCTCAGCGGATTTTGGAGCAGTTTCTCAGTACGGTGGTGTTATATCTCGATCGCCCCTTCACCTCTGGAGACTATATTCGCCTCAAAGATGGGGAACTCGGACGGGTGGAGTCCATTGGCTTGCGTTCGACGAAAATCCGCACCTCGGCCAAAAGTACCCTATTTATCGTTCCCAACTCAATTTTGGTTAATATCGAAGTGGAAAACCTGACCCGGGCCAAAAAGGTGATGTCGATGATTTACCTAGATTTTGCTAAGGCCCTCGATGAGCAGGATATGGCCTTAGTGCGAGAGGTGGTGACAGAAAGCACCAATTCGGTGTTTGGGATTGATCCTGGGAGTACTAGTCTCAGCTTTAGTCAAGATGATGAAGGACTGACTACTCAGGCCCGGGTGACGTTCTTTATTTTGGGATCGAATGAGAACTCGATTGAATTGCGCAAACGGTTGTTAGAGTTGGCGAATCAGACGATTTCAGGAAAACTCAGTCAATTTGGGATCACGTTCTCGTCTCAGGAACCGACGGTGTATGTAGAATCGCCGATTACCCTCTAA
- a CDS encoding mechanosensitive ion channel family protein, whose product MLDYLPEYLPNTLDFNDLFQWSSMAVGAGLTLAILFVLRPIMNFINRPQENSSQLGTLYRVLLQPNLQILGIVLSLTTLEVAALRFEVGGWLETPLSLGLTVATAWFLSRVVAQLFDVYLLDIILRKGSKINELLNLGKLVSNLVILIASIFVFAQTHQVNLLGLLASLGIGGLAVAFAAQKTLEQVLGGIVLYLDKPFTIDDYVGLPDGTFGRVESIGLRSTKIRCSGKGTLMIIPNGNLTQMTVENFTGGKKVMAILYLNFKQEIPEDERALIRQVIIRGTSDIFGIDSRNTDVAFKSVREKGSNIKTQAQTTFFILGSGSVSMEIRRQVLDVANQKIAQQLKEYGVIFEIDEPTIYVDSPITI is encoded by the coding sequence ATGCTAGATTATTTACCGGAATACTTGCCCAATACATTGGATTTCAATGACTTATTTCAATGGAGTTCGATGGCTGTTGGGGCGGGGCTAACCCTGGCCATTCTTTTTGTCTTACGCCCCATCATGAATTTCATCAACCGACCTCAAGAAAATAGCTCTCAACTGGGAACTCTTTATCGGGTTTTATTGCAACCAAATTTACAGATTCTTGGAATTGTTTTAAGTTTGACAACCCTGGAAGTGGCGGCGCTGCGGTTTGAGGTAGGAGGCTGGTTGGAAACGCCATTGAGTTTAGGGCTGACGGTGGCAACGGCCTGGTTCCTGTCTCGCGTGGTTGCCCAACTTTTTGATGTTTACTTGCTCGACATCATCCTCAGGAAAGGGAGTAAAATCAATGAGTTATTGAATTTAGGCAAACTGGTTTCTAATCTAGTTATTCTAATTGCGTCAATCTTTGTTTTTGCTCAAACACACCAAGTCAATTTATTGGGATTACTTGCGAGTTTAGGGATTGGGGGTTTAGCGGTTGCGTTTGCCGCACAAAAAACCCTAGAACAAGTCTTGGGAGGAATTGTTCTATATCTGGATAAACCCTTCACCATTGATGATTACGTGGGACTTCCCGATGGAACCTTTGGTCGCGTTGAATCCATTGGCTTACGCTCGACTAAAATCCGCTGTTCTGGGAAAGGGACGTTGATGATTATCCCCAATGGCAATTTAACGCAAATGACGGTCGAGAATTTCACGGGGGGCAAGAAGGTTATGGCAATTTTATACTTAAACTTTAAACAAGAAATCCCCGAAGACGAGCGGGCCCTAATTCGTCAAGTCATTATTCGCGGTACGTCTGATATTTTTGGCATTGACTCCCGCAATACGGATGTGGCTTTTAAATCGGTTCGGGAGAAAGGAAGCAACATCAAAACTCAGGCTCAAACGACGTTCTTTATTTTGGGTTCGGGCAGTGTCTCGATGGAAATTCGCCGTCAGGTGTTGGATGTGGCTAATCAGAAAATTGCCCAACAACTTAAGGAATATGGGGTCATTTTTGAGATTGATGAACCCACTATCTATGTGGATTCTCCAATCACCATTTAA
- a CDS encoding YdiU family protein: MTVSESSQSPVSRNPFLSLEYETALESLGDDYYDLVEAADFPTHVLRFRGDRLLPKLGLDPKQVSDDHFIESFAKFSSSRPFLALCYHGYQFGEYNPRLGDGRGFLYGQVRGTDGKLYDFGTKGSGTTPYSRGGDGRLTLKGGVREIIASETLARLGVNTSRCLSVIETGEQLWRGDEPSPTRSCVMVRMSQSHIRFGTFERLHYLRRKDLSKTLLDHVMDVYYPHIDRQQPQAYLQFYRELVARTAKLAAQWMVAGFCHAVLNTDNMSITGESFDYGPYAFIPSYDPKFTAAYFDYYGRYSYGNQPLVCKLNLELLQQPLSGVTPDLTPEAMTEALQEFDRSYETHYRQGMLRRLGLPNLDETDGRELVKLTVDLLRDHEVGYHDFFSQLRQQFSPEWRDNPDAIFAKADPPQILQPWTALYHRFLQAYSTAELKDIQSHLAAVNPKQIPIRPEIEAIWEPITQADNWQPFYDLLDRIWA; encoded by the coding sequence ATGACCGTTTCTGAAAGTTCGCAGTCCCCTGTATCTCGTAATCCGTTTCTCAGCCTAGAGTACGAAACCGCCTTGGAATCCTTGGGAGACGACTACTACGACCTCGTCGAAGCAGCGGACTTTCCCACTCATGTCCTACGCTTTCGTGGCGATCGCCTGCTTCCCAAGCTCGGACTTGACCCAAAACAAGTTTCTGACGACCATTTTATCGAAAGTTTCGCAAAATTTAGCAGTTCTCGACCCTTCCTGGCCCTGTGTTACCACGGCTACCAATTTGGAGAATATAATCCCCGCCTCGGAGACGGACGAGGATTTCTCTACGGACAAGTGCGAGGAACCGACGGGAAACTCTACGATTTTGGCACCAAAGGCAGCGGCACTACCCCTTACTCCCGAGGCGGAGACGGCCGCCTCACCCTCAAAGGAGGCGTGCGAGAAATCATCGCCTCAGAAACCTTGGCCCGTCTCGGAGTCAACACCTCCCGTTGTCTGAGTGTCATCGAAACCGGCGAACAACTCTGGCGGGGAGACGAACCCTCACCCACCCGTTCCTGCGTCATGGTTCGGATGAGTCAGTCTCACATTCGCTTTGGCACCTTTGAACGCCTCCATTACCTGCGACGCAAAGACCTCAGCAAAACCCTCCTCGATCACGTGATGGATGTGTATTATCCTCACATCGATCGCCAACAGCCCCAAGCCTATCTCCAGTTTTACCGAGAACTGGTCGCTCGCACCGCCAAACTGGCCGCCCAATGGATGGTGGCCGGATTCTGTCATGCGGTCTTAAACACCGACAATATGTCCATCACCGGGGAAAGCTTCGACTACGGCCCCTACGCCTTCATCCCCAGTTACGACCCCAAATTCACCGCCGCCTACTTCGACTATTACGGTCGCTACAGCTACGGCAATCAACCCTTAGTTTGTAAACTCAACCTAGAACTGCTGCAACAACCCCTCTCCGGAGTCACCCCCGACTTAACCCCCGAGGCCATGACTGAGGCCCTGCAAGAGTTCGATCGCAGCTATGAAACCCACTATCGTCAAGGAATGCTGCGACGACTTGGCCTCCCGAACCTGGATGAAACTGACGGCCGGGAACTCGTGAAACTGACCGTCGACCTCCTACGAGACCACGAGGTAGGGTATCACGATTTCTTCAGCCAACTGCGTCAACAATTCTCCCCAGAATGGCGAGATAACCCCGACGCCATCTTCGCCAAAGCCGACCCCCCCCAGATTTTACAACCCTGGACTGCCCTTTATCACCGCTTCCTCCAGGCCTACTCCACCGCCGAACTCAAAGACATTCAATCCCATCTCGCCGCCGTTAACCCCAAGCAAATCCCCATCCGTCCCGAAATCGAAGCCATCTGGGAACCCATCACCCAGGCCGACAACTGGCAACCCTTCTACGATCTCCTCGATCGCATCTGGGCCTAA